One part of the Arabidopsis thaliana chromosome 4, partial sequence genome encodes these proteins:
- a CDS encoding RING/U-box superfamily protein (RING/U-box superfamily protein; FUNCTIONS IN: zinc ion binding; INVOLVED IN: biological_process unknown; LOCATED IN: plasma membrane; CONTAINS InterPro DOMAIN/s: Zinc finger, RING-type (InterPro:IPR001841), Zinc finger, C3HC4 RING-type (InterPro:IPR018957); BEST Arabidopsis thaliana protein match is: RING/U-box superfamily protein (TAIR:AT1G72220.1); Has 9700 Blast hits to 9677 proteins in 303 species: Archae - 0; Bacteria - 6; Metazoa - 2357; Fungi - 776; Plants - 5096; Viruses - 103; Other Eukaryotes - 1362 (source: NCBI BLink).) codes for MIDTVNLLLLTKLDSKERKQKRENKNEDNSHLLFSFFFLFLHCLLIDDLEARIMRFLHRFLLEDMPKETFSDSLCKNNCIQELKTLGYCSSYCLDECPSICEIVVISGLSPPAEIHHDDNLKRILIISASSIITTLFLLTLLVLCFKFYYRRRRSITTSRRWSMEEARNWDFDGPAPVIVDHPIWHIRTIGLNPTVISSIKVCQYSKKDGVVEGTDCSVCLSEFEEEETLRLLPKCKHAFHLYCIDTWLRSHTNCPLCRAPIVEANTMIDDHSEGLEEISVMIPEENGDDTDEEIEEERDGFVSNISRDHGESQQQRVRRSVSLDSLSGLRVSEVVVGREKEKLKRGNNIGSGRSSLLKRSISYSGK; via the coding sequence ATGATAGATACCGTCAACCTACTTTTGTTGACCAAACTTGAttctaaagaaagaaagcaaaagagagagaacaaaaacgaAGACaactctcatcttcttttctctttctttttcctctttctccaTTGCTTGTTGATTGATGATCTTGAAGCAAGGATCATGAGGTTCCTTCACAGATTTCTGTTGGAGGATATGCCCAAAGAAACCTTTTCGGACTCTCTCTGTAAAAATAATTGCATCCAAGAGTTGAAAACTCTAGGATACTGTTCATCCTATTGTCTTGACGAGTGTCCTTCCATCTGCGAGATCGTCGTAATTTCAGGTCTTTCACCACCTGCAGAGATCCACCACGACGATAACTTAAAGAGGATCTTGATCATCTCTGCTTCATCTATCATCACAACTCTGTTTCTCCTTACTTTACTTGTTCTCTGCTTCAAGTTTTACTATAGGAGGAGAAGATCAATAACAACATCAAGAAGATGGAGTATGGAAGAAGCTAGGAATTGGGATTTTGATGGACCAGCACCTGTTATTGTTGATCATCCGATTTGGCATATCAGAACCATAGGGTTGAATCCAACGGTTATAAGTTCCATCAAAGTTTGTCAGTATAGTAAAAAAGATGGTGTTGTGGAAGGAACTGATTGCTCCGTTTGTTTAAGCgaattcgaagaagaagagacgcTTAGATTGTTACCAAAGTGTAAACATGCTTTTCATCTTTATTGTATTGATACTTGGCTTAGATCACACACCAATTGTCCGCTTTGTCGTGCTCCTATCGTTGAGGCCAACACAATGATTGATGATCATAGTGAGGGGCTAGAGGAGATAAGTGTGATGATTccagaagaaaatggagatgatACCGATGAAGAAATcgaggaagaaagagatggCTTTGTTAGTAATATTAGTAGAGATCATGGTGAGTCACAACAACAGCGAGTGAGACGATCAGTGTCGTTGGATTCGTTATCGGGTTTAAGGGTAAGTGAAGTTGTTGTGGgtagagaaaaggagaagttGAAGAGAGGCAATAATATTGGATCTGGGAGGTCAAGTTTATTGAAGAGATCTATCTCTTACAGTGGAAAGTAG